GCGTGCTGGCAGAAGAGCCGGAGCAGATCGAACAATCCTATGCCAGCTGTCAGCCGTGGCCGGAACAGACGGTACTGGACGGCGAGCGTGAAACGCTGGGTCTGTACCTGACCGGGCACCCGATCAACCAGTATCTTAAAGAAATTGAGCGCTATGTCGGAGGCTACCGGCTGAAAGACATGCATCCGACAGAACGTGGTAAGATTACCACGGCTGCGGGGCTCGTCATTGCCGCGAGGGTTATGGTCACCAAGCGCGGCAATCGTATCGGCATCTGTACGCTGGATGACCGTTCCGGGCGTCTGGAGGTGATGTTATTCACCGACGCGCTGGATAAATACCAGCAGTTGCTGGAAAAAGACCGCATACTTATCGTCAGCGGACAGGTCAGCTTTGATGACTTCAGCGGGGGGGCTTAAAATGACCGCCCGCGAAGTGATGGACATTGACGAAGCCCGGGAAAAATATGCTCGCGGGCTTGCTATCTCGCTGACGGACAGGCAAATTGATGACCAGCTTTTAAACCGACTCCGTCAGTCTCTGGAACCCCACCGCTCGGGGACCATTCCAGTACATCTCTACTATCAGAGGGCGGATGCGCGTGCACGATTGCGCTTTGGTGCGTCGTGGCGTGTCTCTCCGAGCGATCGTTTACTTAACGATCTCCGTGGCCTCATTGGTTCGGAGCAGGTGGAACTGGAGTTTGACTAATACAGGAATACTATGAGTCTGAATTTCCTTGATTTCGAACAGCCGATTGCAGAGCTGGAAGCGAAAATCGATTCTCTGACCGCCGTTGGCCGTCAGGATGAAAAACTGGATATTAACATCGACGAAGAAGTGCATCGTCTGCGTGAAAAGAGCGTAGAACTGACGCGCAAAATCTTTGCCGATCTCGGCGCATGGCAGGTTGCCCAGATGGCACGCCATCCACAGCGTCCGTACACCCTGGATTATGTCCGCCTGGCGTTCGATGAATTCGACGAGCTGGCAGGCGATCGCGCCTATGCCGACGATAAAGCTATCGTTGGCGGTATCGCACGCCTCGACGGTCGTCCGGTGATGATTATTGGCCACCAGAAAGGGCGCGAAACCAAAGAAAAAATTCGCCGCAATTTCGGGATGCCAGCGCCGGAGGGGTACCGTAAAGCCCTGCGTCTGATGGAGATGGCCGAGCGTTTCAACATGCCGATCATCACCTTTATCGACACCCCGGGTGCTTATCCGGGCGTCGGTGCAGAAGAGCGCGGCCAGTCTGAAGCTATTGCCCGCAACCTGCGCGAAATGTCACGCCTGAGCGTGCCGGTTATCTGCACCGTTATCGGTGAAGGTGGTTCCGGTGGTGCGCTGGCGATTGGCGTGGGCGATAAAGTGAATATGCTGCAGTACAGCA
This Leclercia sp. S52 DNA region includes the following protein-coding sequences:
- the accA gene encoding acetyl-CoA carboxylase carboxyl transferase subunit alpha — protein: MSLNFLDFEQPIAELEAKIDSLTAVGRQDEKLDINIDEEVHRLREKSVELTRKIFADLGAWQVAQMARHPQRPYTLDYVRLAFDEFDELAGDRAYADDKAIVGGIARLDGRPVMIIGHQKGRETKEKIRRNFGMPAPEGYRKALRLMEMAERFNMPIITFIDTPGAYPGVGAEERGQSEAIARNLREMSRLSVPVICTVIGEGGSGGALAIGVGDKVNMLQYSTYSVISPEGCASILWKSADKAPLAAEAMGIIAPRLKELKLIDTVIPEPLGGAHRKPEVMAASLKAQLLADLADLDVLSKEDLLNRRYQRLMSYGYA